Proteins from a genomic interval of Actinoalloteichus hymeniacidonis:
- a CDS encoding ribose-5-phosphate isomerase, protein MRVYLGADHAGFPLKSELADHLRGLGHDVVDVGPHTYDADDDYPAFCIEAASRVVADPGSLGIVIGGSGNGEQIAANKVPGARAALAWSQETARLARRHNNAQLIGVGARMHTTEEAIGIVTAFLDEAFTGEERHVRRLTLIGDYEKTGTPPPLPAG, encoded by the coding sequence GTGCGTGTTTACCTCGGTGCCGACCATGCAGGCTTCCCACTCAAGAGCGAACTGGCCGACCACCTTCGCGGTCTCGGTCACGACGTCGTCGACGTGGGTCCCCACACCTATGACGCCGACGACGACTACCCCGCGTTCTGCATCGAGGCTGCCAGCCGGGTGGTGGCCGACCCGGGCAGCCTCGGCATCGTGATCGGCGGCTCCGGCAACGGCGAGCAGATCGCGGCCAACAAGGTGCCCGGTGCTCGCGCGGCGCTCGCCTGGAGTCAGGAGACCGCGAGGCTCGCACGCAGGCACAACAACGCCCAACTCATCGGCGTCGGTGCCCGGATGCACACCACGGAAGAGGCGATCGGAATCGTCACCGCATTCCTCGACGAGGCGTTCACCGGCGAGGAACGCCATGTTCGACGACTGACGTTGATCGGCGACTACGAGAAGACCGGCACCCCGCCGCCGCTTCCCGCAGGCTGA
- a CDS encoding MBL fold metallo-hydrolase has protein sequence MAELRTSDAHWEPIADGVSVRRHRELDLSTGLVVGDRSCLVIDTCGDRRQGAELAAAVREVTPLPWIVVYTHGHFDHCFGTEAFLPCPIWGHEALPGFLAESAVEQRALWAARYRAQGAPRRAADLEGSQALAPDHTVTDRVEIDLGGRTVVLEHLGPAHTDHDLIVTVPDVDVVFTGDLVEQGAVPAFEGSSPRDWADVLLRLADRGTAATRFIPGHGHPVDTTFVRTQAIEVRELVELASAISRGEAAVDSAGTHPYGAATVEEVRKLLA, from the coding sequence GTGGCCGAGCTCCGAACATCCGACGCCCACTGGGAGCCGATCGCGGACGGCGTGTCGGTCCGCAGGCATCGCGAACTGGATCTGTCGACCGGGCTGGTCGTTGGCGACCGGTCATGCCTGGTCATCGACACCTGCGGTGACCGCAGGCAGGGCGCGGAACTGGCTGCGGCAGTACGCGAGGTCACCCCGTTGCCGTGGATCGTCGTCTACACACACGGCCATTTCGACCATTGCTTCGGCACCGAGGCGTTCCTGCCGTGCCCGATCTGGGGACATGAGGCATTGCCCGGTTTCCTCGCCGAGTCGGCCGTCGAGCAGCGGGCGCTGTGGGCAGCGCGGTATCGGGCGCAGGGCGCCCCGCGGCGAGCCGCCGACCTCGAAGGCTCGCAGGCCCTTGCACCGGACCACACGGTGACCGACCGGGTGGAGATCGATCTCGGCGGGCGCACGGTGGTGCTGGAGCACCTCGGCCCGGCACACACCGATCACGACCTGATCGTGACCGTGCCCGATGTCGATGTCGTCTTCACCGGCGATCTCGTCGAACAGGGGGCGGTTCCGGCCTTCGAAGGCTCCTCTCCGCGCGACTGGGCCGACGTCCTGCTCCGACTCGCGGACCGGGGCACGGCAGCAACGCGTTTCATTCCGGGGCACGGCCATCCGGTCGACACCACATTCGTTCGAACGCAGGCCATCGAAGTACGCGAGTTGGTGGAACTGGCATCGGCGATCAGCCGAGGCGAGGCCGCCGTCGACTCCGCCGGGACGCACCCGTATGGAGCAGCCACCGTAGAGGAGGTCCGCAAGCTGCTCGCGTGA
- a CDS encoding Fpg/Nei family DNA glycosylase gives MPEGHTLHRLALLHHRLFAGRPVSVSSPQGRFAAEAALLDGTTMIEAQAHGKHLLHTYDGDRTVHIHLGLYGTFVEYPKPVTEPVGQVRMRLIGADHFSDLRGPTACRILNSAEVAELQARLGPDPLRSDADPDLVFRRISRSRSSIAALLLDQSILSGVGNVYRAEVLFRHNIPPMLPGAKLGRESWDAIWTDLVFLMGEGVRVGRIDTVRPEHDPSVTGRAPRQDRHGGEVYVYRRAGMPCLICGTTVLLTELQGRKLYWCPDCQPE, from the coding sequence ATGCCGGAAGGACACACCCTCCATCGGTTGGCCCTGCTGCATCATCGATTGTTCGCGGGCAGACCGGTGTCGGTGAGCAGTCCGCAGGGGCGCTTCGCCGCCGAGGCCGCACTGCTCGACGGCACCACGATGATCGAGGCACAGGCACACGGCAAGCACCTGCTGCACACCTACGACGGCGATCGGACCGTGCACATCCACCTCGGGCTCTACGGCACCTTCGTCGAGTATCCGAAGCCGGTCACCGAGCCGGTCGGCCAGGTTCGGATGCGGCTGATCGGCGCGGATCATTTCAGTGATCTGCGTGGGCCGACGGCCTGCCGCATTCTCAACTCGGCGGAGGTCGCCGAGCTGCAGGCCAGGCTCGGTCCGGATCCCCTGCGCTCCGATGCCGACCCCGACCTGGTCTTCCGGCGGATATCACGGTCGAGGTCCTCGATTGCCGCGCTGCTGTTGGACCAGTCGATCCTCTCCGGGGTGGGCAACGTCTACCGGGCCGAGGTCCTGTTTCGGCACAACATCCCGCCGATGCTGCCCGGCGCCAAGCTGGGGCGGGAGAGCTGGGACGCGATCTGGACCGATCTGGTCTTCTTGATGGGCGAGGGGGTACGGGTCGGCCGGATCGACACCGTACGACCGGAACACGATCCGAGTGTCACCGGCCGGGCGCCTCGCCAGGACCGGCACGGCGGCGAGGTCTACGTCTATCGCCGGGCCGGGATGCCCTGCCTGATCTGCGGAACGACGGTGTTGCTGACGGAACTACAGGGCCGCAAGCTCTATTGGTGTCCGGATTGCCAGCCGGAATGA
- a CDS encoding 2-phosphosulfolactate phosphatase, giving the protein MADPAIFRQSAHRIRFDWGVEGLDALAPDCAVLVVIDVLSFSTTVDVAVGRGATVLPLPWRDERAGVAATQAGAVLAGPRSGPGWTLSPASLADLPAETLLALPSPNGATLCARAAEADGTVLAGCLRNARAVARLARRLAGTEPIGVIAAGERWGVNAGPVRFAMEDLLGAGAVIAALCADGVTDPSVEAELAALTFEAHRDRLPTTLAQCVSGRELIDEGFASDVELAGQLEISDAAPRLENGVLRDDPTV; this is encoded by the coding sequence ATGGCCGATCCCGCGATCTTCCGACAGTCCGCTCATCGGATCCGATTCGACTGGGGCGTGGAGGGGCTCGACGCGCTCGCGCCGGACTGCGCGGTGTTGGTGGTGATCGACGTGTTGTCCTTCAGCACCACCGTCGACGTGGCGGTCGGACGCGGAGCCACGGTGTTGCCATTGCCGTGGCGCGACGAGCGCGCCGGCGTGGCGGCCACCCAGGCCGGTGCGGTGCTCGCCGGGCCGCGCAGCGGTCCCGGTTGGACGCTGAGTCCGGCCTCGCTGGCCGATCTGCCTGCCGAGACGCTGCTGGCGCTGCCCTCGCCCAACGGCGCGACGTTGTGCGCCAGGGCCGCCGAAGCCGACGGCACGGTGCTGGCCGGTTGTCTGCGCAACGCACGTGCCGTCGCCCGCCTGGCCCGACGACTGGCCGGGACCGAACCGATCGGTGTCATCGCCGCAGGGGAACGGTGGGGGGTGAACGCAGGCCCGGTGCGCTTCGCCATGGAGGACCTGCTGGGCGCAGGCGCGGTGATCGCCGCATTGTGCGCCGACGGCGTCACCGATCCGTCTGTCGAGGCCGAGTTGGCCGCGCTGACCTTCGAGGCCCATCGGGATCGCCTGCCGACCACACTTGCGCAGTGCGTGTCGGGCCGCGAGCTCATCGACGAGGGCTTCGCCTCGGACGTCGAACTCGCCGGACAGCTGGAGATCAGCGACGCGGCCCCCCGATTGGAGAATGGCGTTCTCCGCGACGACCCGACCGTCTGA